A stretch of DNA from Vibrio gallaecicus:
CTCTCTTGGCGCTCCCGCTCGAATATTCTGGTTATCAAGGTAGTCAGAGTAGTTACCATTAATATAAAACTCATCAGTTAAGTTTTTCACATAAGCATCTACTTTAAAGTTATCCCCAAGGTAACCTGCGGTTACGTTGTAAATCGTGCGAGCATCGGACTTATAAAGCTCATTATTCGCTTGATCGCCGTACATCTCGTCAACATAATCCACGCTAAATGTAGAGTAGACACGTTCAGTAAAGAAATAATTAGCCCCTAGTGAACCCGTATATTCAGGACTAAATGCGAATTGGTTACCTGAAAGATCCCCTTGTGCTCCCACATAATCTTTGAATTTCGTTTTAGCAAAACCCACATTTGCAAATAGCGACAGGTCTTCATTAAACAGGTAGACGTTCTCAAATTCTAAACCGTAAATCTCCGACTCACCTGCATTTTCTGTATAGCAGTTAACTGAGTTTCCATCAGGGCAAACATCTACTTGCTGATTCTTCCAATCACCGTAATAAATATTAGCATTAGAAATTAAATCACCATCTAACCAAGCAGTACGTATCGCCAGCTCGAAGTTATCTAAGTGTTCAGGGTCAAAACTTCGAGATGTACCCGTACCATCGATGTCTGTACCGCCTGAACGGTACCCACGTTTGTAAAAAGTACTAATCGATGCATCTTGGTTTACATTATAAGTTAACCCAACCTGCGGAAGCAGCGCGTGATAAGAAGTCTCTTGCTTTGCTTGATTAGAAACACCTACGTAAGAGTTAAGGTTATTGTTAATCGAAGACACAATCGCCGCACCAGTGCCCGCTGGTAACCCAGTAGCCGAATCAATGGCAGCGCCTGCGCCTGCAGCATCTGGTAAGTTTAGCCCGCCAACAACACTTCGCGATTGCTGAGATGGCGCAATTTCACTCTTCTCATAGTCATAACGGAAACCAGCAGAAGCAGTCCAAGCAGAAGCGATATCATGATCCCATTCCGTGAAGAACGCCATATTCTGAACAGTTTTATCATAAGCGATACTGTCATCAATCTGCGCATTCTCCATGTAAAGAGGAAGAATAGCCCCTTCCAAAGCTCCCGCGCCCATTTGATTTAAACCTGCAGAGATCAACGGGTGTATACCTACGAGTTGTAATCTATCGGTAGCAATTTTTTGTTCAACCTGAGTCAAATAGATGCCCGCGACACCTCTTGTATCTTGACCTTCAAAATTGAAACGGACTTCTTGAGCAATATTCTTATCCTCAACAGTCCTGTCCACTTGATTACCCGTTACTCCTGGTATTCTGTCACTATCGTCTGTTCGAATGTAATCACCACCTAAATAAGATGTGATTGAGCTTAGCGTCCACTGATCTGTTAAGTAATACGTAAAATCGATCGCAGCCGTAAAGCCGTCATAATTCTCTCGAGCTACCACATCATCATAAGATGTTCGGCTATCTAGTGGATATCCATTGGCTGGATTCACATAATAAATGTCTTGCCCACGATCTGACTTAGCAAACTGAGCCATGAGATTTAGGCTCCACTGGTCACTTGGTTCGATCAACAATTGTGCTCGGATGTTGTGATTCTCACGAGCATCGAAATCATCATTACCTAAAGTTGCATTTTTCATAAACCCATCAGATTCATGGAACTGTCCAGTAACTCTCAAAGCCGCATCATCACCAACAGGGGCATTGAACATACCATCAAGAACTTTACGCCCGTAGTTACCGGCTCCAACTCTCATCACAGCGTCATAATAACCAAGTTCAGGCTTTTTAGATTCAACGACGACAGCACCGATAAGGGCATTTCGTCCCACGTTAGTGGACTGGGGACCACGCAACACTTCAACTTGTTCAACATCCCAAACATCTTTCGCTAAAAAACGGCTCGCATAGCCAGTGTAAGCAACACCATCAATATAAAGACTGCCCATTTCACCAGTGCCACCACCGGTTGATGCAGAATTTTGCGATACCCCACGAATACCAAACACTTCACCAGAACCCATGTCATAAACATTGGCAGAAAAAGCGTAGATATCATTGAGATCTTGTAGCTCGTACCTTTCTATATCTTGATCGGTTACGACTGCCACACTTTCCTTAGTGTCTTGAGTAGAGCGAGCAATTTTTTGTCCTGTAACGACAATCACTTCTGTTTGTGCTGAATCTCGAATATCTGATTGAGCCAAAGCGCCATTTGATAGGACAGATAGAACTGCCACAGCGGTTGCAGAAAACCTCAAAACACACCTCCCTTTAATTATTTGTGAAAATTTTGTGTATAAAAAGCAGCAAAGAAACGAACAATAATAGTAATTGTTTGCATTTACAATGCATTTTATAAATAATCATCACTCAGAATTATAAGTGCGTTAATGCTCTGATTTAGATAACTTTATCTGGATCCCATATTGAATAAAGCACAGTACCTAAGCTGAATAACAAGACAGGGAGAGAGTCGTGACCACGAATGTGTCAGTATCTGGAAGTTCAGTTGACGAAAGTCTAGAGCGGAAATTAAAAAATAAAAAGGCCAAGAAAATCACCGCCGGGAGAATCGCTTTTCTTGTGCACAGCTACATTGGATTAAAGCTATCCATTATTTTTTGTGTCGTTCTACTTAGTGGCACAATCGCTGTTTTCCATGAAGAAATCGACTGGCTAATTTACTCTGAAAAACGCGTGGTTTCGGAGCCAAAGAAGATGAATGCAGGGGCT
This window harbors:
- a CDS encoding TonB-dependent receptor encodes the protein MRFSATAVAVLSVLSNGALAQSDIRDSAQTEVIVVTGQKIARSTQDTKESVAVVTDQDIERYELQDLNDIYAFSANVYDMGSGEVFGIRGVSQNSASTGGGTGEMGSLYIDGVAYTGYASRFLAKDVWDVEQVEVLRGPQSTNVGRNALIGAVVVESKKPELGYYDAVMRVGAGNYGRKVLDGMFNAPVGDDAALRVTGQFHESDGFMKNATLGNDDFDARENHNIRAQLLIEPSDQWSLNLMAQFAKSDRGQDIYYVNPANGYPLDSRTSYDDVVARENYDGFTAAIDFTYYLTDQWTLSSITSYLGGDYIRTDDSDRIPGVTGNQVDRTVEDKNIAQEVRFNFEGQDTRGVAGIYLTQVEQKIATDRLQLVGIHPLISAGLNQMGAGALEGAILPLYMENAQIDDSIAYDKTVQNMAFFTEWDHDIASAWTASAGFRYDYEKSEIAPSQQSRSVVGGLNLPDAAGAGAAIDSATGLPAGTGAAIVSSINNNLNSYVGVSNQAKQETSYHALLPQVGLTYNVNQDASISTFYKRGYRSGGTDIDGTGTSRSFDPEHLDNFELAIRTAWLDGDLISNANIYYGDWKNQQVDVCPDGNSVNCYTENAGESEIYGLEFENVYLFNEDLSLFANVGFAKTKFKDYVGAQGDLSGNQFAFSPEYTGSLGANYFFTERVYSTFSVDYVDEMYGDQANNELYKSDARTIYNVTAGYLGDNFKVDAYVKNLTDEFYINGNYSDYLDNQNIRAGAPREFGANLTIYM